In a single window of the Niabella ginsenosidivorans genome:
- a CDS encoding POTRA domain-containing protein has translation MAKVQYLLMLFAFLWMSLCASSQNRYVLHIEPADRDTGFIRNELQLKTDFINQADCQQYVSQLLPALQTRGYVTASIDTVRFDTAAAYLKLFTGGIYKWESLTTSAESRKWLAQAGYSPEVFMNRPLDYQALGRLQLQLLDYFENHGYPFAKIFVDNLNIDGDKVSGRLQVQPGPLYRIDSIKITGNAKLSNDYLQNFLDLKNGSLYNKEKLQRISAELKKLNYIEETHDPQFYWGSTGGVVELFLEQRKSNQVNFIIGFLPNANTGNGQSNKLAITGEGLLNLKNALGGGETIGLLWQKLAASSQQLNVAFQQPYLFRSLFGLDFGLNMLKRDSSYLNFDYHIGAQYAFNTKQSAKLFFSQFSTIVNSIDKDVILQTRQLPAEADVRISNVGVEYLVNTTNYIFNPVSGLDIHFTGTAGIKKIKRNNQVLDLEDPDDPGFDFASLYDTVKLSSYQVRTTLGAANYFPLSKKGVSTLKTAIQAGYLGGGNLFRNELFQIGGYRLLRGFDEASQYLSQYAIGTLEYRYLIGENSNLNVFADGGWGRDGSRGVNQNYTYIGLGIGIAFETKVGIFNLAWAVGKRNDTELNLRQSKIHFGFVSYF, from the coding sequence ATGGCAAAGGTACAATACCTTTTAATGCTTTTTGCTTTTTTATGGATGAGCCTGTGCGCCTCTTCCCAAAACCGGTATGTGCTGCACATAGAGCCGGCAGACCGCGATACAGGTTTTATCCGGAATGAGCTGCAGTTAAAAACAGACTTTATTAACCAGGCGGATTGCCAGCAATATGTAAGCCAGCTGTTGCCTGCATTGCAAACACGCGGATATGTTACCGCATCCATCGATACGGTCCGTTTTGATACGGCTGCGGCTTACCTGAAACTGTTTACCGGTGGAATTTATAAATGGGAGTCGCTCACCACATCAGCTGAAAGCCGTAAATGGCTGGCCCAGGCAGGCTATAGCCCGGAGGTGTTCATGAATCGCCCTCTTGATTACCAGGCATTGGGGAGGCTGCAACTACAGCTTCTCGATTATTTTGAGAATCACGGATATCCCTTTGCAAAAATATTTGTAGATAATCTTAATATTGACGGCGATAAAGTTTCCGGGCGGCTACAGGTACAGCCTGGCCCGCTTTACCGGATCGACAGCATTAAAATAACCGGGAATGCTAAGCTCAGCAACGACTATCTGCAGAATTTCCTTGATCTCAAAAACGGCTCGTTATACAATAAAGAAAAGCTGCAGCGCATCAGCGCTGAATTAAAGAAGCTCAACTATATTGAAGAAACGCACGATCCCCAATTTTACTGGGGCAGTACCGGCGGCGTTGTAGAACTTTTTTTGGAGCAGCGAAAAAGCAACCAGGTCAATTTTATCATTGGATTTTTACCCAATGCCAACACCGGCAACGGTCAGTCCAATAAATTGGCCATTACCGGTGAGGGATTGCTCAATCTTAAAAATGCTTTGGGTGGTGGTGAAACCATTGGCCTTCTCTGGCAAAAGCTGGCCGCATCTTCTCAGCAATTAAATGTGGCGTTTCAGCAGCCTTATCTGTTCCGGTCGCTTTTCGGGCTTGATTTTGGGCTCAATATGTTAAAGCGGGATTCCAGCTATTTAAATTTCGACTATCATATAGGCGCACAATATGCGTTCAATACAAAGCAAAGCGCCAAATTGTTCTTCAGCCAGTTTTCCACTATTGTCAACAGCATAGATAAAGATGTGATTCTTCAAACCCGGCAATTACCTGCCGAAGCAGATGTGCGGATTTCCAATGTTGGTGTGGAATACCTTGTGAATACCACCAATTATATTTTTAATCCTGTATCCGGACTGGATATTCACTTTACAGGTACTGCCGGTATCAAAAAAATAAAACGAAACAACCAGGTACTGGATCTGGAAGACCCTGATGATCCCGGCTTTGATTTTGCAAGCCTTTATGATACCGTAAAACTGAGCTCTTACCAGGTGCGTACCACCCTGGGTGCTGCTAACTATTTTCCTTTATCAAAAAAAGGGGTCAGCACATTAAAAACCGCTATCCAGGCGGGTTATCTGGGCGGAGGAAATCTTTTCCGGAATGAGCTGTTCCAGATTGGCGGTTACCGGTTATTGCGTGGTTTTGATGAAGCCAGCCAGTACCTGTCTCAATATGCTATCGGTACGCTGGAATACCGTTACCTGATCGGGGAGAACTCTAACCTGAATGTGTTTGCAGATGGGGGCTGGGGGCGGGATGGCAGCCGGGGTGTTAACCAGAACTATACCTACATCGGCCTTGGCATCGGTATTGCTTTTGAAACAAAAGTAGGCATCTTTAATCTTGCCTGGGCAGTAGGCAAACGAAATGATACGGAGCTGAACCTGCGGCAGTCAAAAATACATTTTGGTTTTGTAAGTTATTTTTGA
- a CDS encoding S9 family peptidase — protein sequence MKPFFITVFVFSMLKATAQQNLSPETLLKLGRVSTVGISKDKKNLVYKVATPNLAENKMETKQYAIPLAGGQATAIANTDEIVENSRISPDGKYILSSEEVLLKKVMGKDIYPELDQTSAQVYTSLNYRHWDKWFDGRFSHVFFAPYADGKAGDKKDIMPGGPYFCPQQPFGGDEDFIWTPDSKKIVYVTKKKFGTDYAISTNTDIYEYDIATGQTKNLTENNKGYDIAPAFNKEGKMAWLQMKTPGYEADKNDLVVLTNGTTVNLTGHNDQIHVSSFIWGSDGKTLYFIAPVDGTEQVFSVNDIGLTRMLPRIRQISKGDFDITAIAAQVGDELIVSKEAISRAAELYRLNIKTGAFTQLTHVNDEAYQTIAPVRTERRWITTSDHKKMMEWIVYPPGFDPNKKYPTLLYCQGGPQSATTQFFSYRWNFQLMASQGYIVVVPSRRGMPGFGTAWNAEVSKHWGGQVLQDYLDAIDDISKEPYVDKNRRGAVGASFGGYSIFALAAKHEGRFKTFIAHDGVFDFVSMTGTTDELWFENWEKGGYYWEKENKAAQASYAASPSNFVAQWNTPIMIVQGGKDYRVPIEQGQGAFQAAQLRGIKSKFLYFPDENHWVLKPQNAMVWQREFFGWLKETL from the coding sequence ATGAAACCATTTTTCATCACCGTATTTGTATTTTCTATGCTCAAAGCTACTGCACAGCAAAACCTAAGCCCGGAAACGCTTTTGAAACTGGGAAGGGTTAGCACTGTTGGAATTTCAAAAGACAAAAAGAACCTGGTTTACAAGGTAGCTACTCCCAACCTTGCAGAAAATAAAATGGAGACCAAACAATATGCTATTCCCCTTGCGGGCGGACAGGCAACAGCCATAGCCAACACAGATGAAATAGTGGAAAATAGCCGTATTTCGCCGGATGGGAAATACATACTGAGCAGTGAAGAAGTGCTGTTAAAAAAAGTAATGGGCAAGGATATTTACCCGGAGCTGGATCAGACGTCGGCGCAGGTGTATACATCGCTGAACTACCGCCACTGGGATAAATGGTTTGATGGTCGTTTCAGTCATGTGTTTTTTGCACCTTATGCTGATGGAAAAGCAGGAGATAAAAAAGACATTATGCCGGGTGGACCTTATTTCTGCCCGCAGCAGCCTTTTGGGGGAGATGAAGACTTTATCTGGACACCCGACAGTAAGAAAATTGTTTACGTAACCAAAAAGAAATTTGGTACGGACTATGCCATCAGCACCAATACCGATATTTACGAATATGACATTGCTACCGGCCAGACAAAGAACCTCACAGAAAACAACAAGGGTTATGATATAGCACCGGCATTTAATAAAGAGGGCAAAATGGCCTGGCTGCAAATGAAAACGCCGGGTTATGAAGCAGATAAAAACGACCTGGTGGTGCTGACCAACGGAACCACCGTAAATCTTACCGGGCACAATGACCAGATCCATGTATCTTCTTTTATCTGGGGGAGCGATGGAAAGACCCTGTACTTTATTGCGCCGGTTGATGGCACGGAACAGGTTTTTTCCGTGAATGACATTGGTCTTACGCGCATGCTGCCCCGCATCCGGCAGATCTCCAAAGGGGACTTTGATATCACTGCTATTGCAGCACAGGTGGGCGATGAATTGATCGTTTCAAAAGAAGCCATTTCCCGTGCAGCAGAACTGTACCGGCTCAATATTAAAACCGGAGCCTTCACCCAGCTGACCCATGTAAATGATGAAGCGTATCAAACAATTGCCCCTGTAAGAACCGAACGCCGGTGGATTACCACGTCGGATCATAAAAAGATGATGGAATGGATAGTGTACCCGCCGGGTTTTGATCCCAATAAAAAATACCCCACTTTGCTGTACTGCCAGGGTGGCCCGCAATCCGCCACCACACAATTTTTTTCTTACCGTTGGAATTTTCAGCTGATGGCTTCGCAGGGATACATAGTTGTTGTTCCTTCAAGACGCGGGATGCCGGGGTTTGGAACCGCATGGAATGCTGAAGTAAGCAAACATTGGGGCGGGCAGGTATTGCAGGATTACCTGGATGCGATCGATGATATTTCCAAAGAGCCCTATGTAGACAAAAACCGCAGGGGCGCCGTTGGCGCAAGCTTTGGAGGCTATTCTATTTTTGCTTTGGCTGCAAAGCATGAAGGCCGGTTTAAGACCTTTATTGCGCACGACGGGGTTTTTGATTTTGTAAGCATGACCGGTACAACGGATGAATTGTGGTTTGAGAACTGGGAAAAAGGGGGCTATTACTGGGAAAAGGAAAACAAAGCGGCACAGGCATCTTATGCGGCATCTCCCTCCAACTTTGTTGCACAATGGAACACGCCCATTATGATTGTGCAGGGCGGCAAGGATTACCGGGTGCCCATTGAGCAGGGACAGGGCGCTTTTCAGGCAGCACAGCTAAGAGGAATAAAGAGCAAATTCCTTTATTTCCCCGATGAGAACCATTGGGTGTTAAAGCCGCAGAACGCTATGGTCTGGCAACGCGAATTCTTTGGCTGGCTGAAGGAAACGCTGTAA
- a CDS encoding GNAT family N-acetyltransferase, producing MTDQTNSVPFSIQPVLENEVVKLVPLKETDFERLYAVASDPKVWEMHPNKNRYEPEVFRAFFEGAIESGGAFLIFDKLSGELAGSSRFYNYSAEENSIFIGYTFYAVKCWGTGFNTQVKHLMLDYIFQFVNTVYFHIGAENYRSQKAIEKLNAVKIKEEWVTYQGEPDRLNFVYKISRE from the coding sequence ATGACTGATCAGACCAATAGCGTGCCTTTTTCCATTCAGCCGGTTCTTGAAAATGAAGTGGTAAAATTAGTTCCGTTGAAAGAAACCGATTTTGAGCGTTTGTATGCCGTAGCTTCAGATCCGAAGGTATGGGAAATGCATCCCAATAAAAACCGTTATGAACCGGAGGTGTTCAGGGCCTTTTTTGAAGGAGCCATAGAAAGCGGCGGCGCTTTTTTGATTTTTGATAAGCTTAGCGGGGAGCTGGCGGGCAGCAGCCGTTTTTATAATTACAGTGCGGAGGAGAACAGTATTTTTATCGGCTATACTTTTTATGCTGTTAAATGCTGGGGTACCGGTTTTAATACGCAGGTAAAGCATTTAATGCTGGATTATATTTTTCAATTTGTTAATACGGTTTACTTCCATATCGGTGCTGAAAATTATCGCTCGCAAAAAGCAATTGAAAAACTGAACGCTGTAAAAATAAAAGAAGAATGGGTAACTTATCAGGGAGAACCGGATCGTTTAAACTTTGTGTATAAGATCAGCCGGGAGTAG
- the acnA gene encoding aconitate hydratase AcnA — protein sequence MSSSKAKAQKEIEVNGKQYHYSSLKDLPQGSVEHLPFSIRILLENVLRNYDGFSITDEHVQTLAEWSPTPVDKDIPFKPARILMQDFTGVPAVVDMASLRAEFVRHGKDGQKINPAIPVDLVIDHSVQVDYFGTDYSYDKNVGLEFDRNKERYELLKWAQKGLNNFTVVPPGMGICHQVNLEYLAKGVIERDGWLFPDSLVGTDSHTPMVNGIGVIGWGVGGIEAEAAMLGQPIFFTCPEVIGLKLTGKIPDQCTATDMVLSITKILRDKGVVGKFVEVFGDGLDNLTVTDRATISNMSPEFGCTVTYFPIDNRTLEYMHSTNRSAEQIKIVEAYCKENLLWRTGNEKISYSSVVEFDLSSLEPTVSGPKRPQDKILVKELGAKFAALLTNEHNRQYYPVPERKESAWLTEGGSGTEFIFGKVPVENTAPHEVITESIQSVRIKHRNNEYVLSDGSIVIAAITSCTNTSNPAVMIGAGLLARNAVEKGLRTKSWVKTSLAPGSKVVTQYLERSGLNADLDALRFHTVGYGCTSCIGNSGPLPPQIAEAVEKGELVVASVLSGNRNFEARVHPQVKMNFLMSPMLVVAYALVGRVDVNLLEDPLDYDPNGDPVYLKDIWPSREDIVHTINECVKQDDFQQVYDVIFDGSTDWQHLEVSLDQNYQWDKNSTYIKESPFFEDLKETPDPVTDIKDARVLLYLGDSVTTDHISPAGSFKEESAAGQYLLAHGVTKADFNSYGSRRGNHEVMMRGTFANVRIKNKIADREGGFSRYFPTGDIKTVYETAMTYQEDKTPLIVLAGKEYGSGSSRDWAAKGTFLLGIKAVIAESFERIHRSNLVGMGVAPLVFVEGQNAASLGLDGTETYTITGLANNLTPHKLLDVKAVHPGGKVIDFKVKARLDSAIEIEYYKNSGILQYVLREYLRNN from the coding sequence ATGAGTAGTTCAAAAGCAAAAGCCCAAAAAGAAATTGAGGTTAATGGAAAGCAGTACCATTACAGCTCCTTAAAAGACCTGCCACAGGGTTCTGTGGAGCATCTCCCCTTCAGTATCCGCATTCTGCTGGAAAATGTATTACGGAACTATGATGGGTTCAGTATTACTGATGAGCATGTACAAACGCTGGCAGAATGGTCACCAACACCTGTTGATAAGGATATTCCGTTTAAGCCGGCACGTATCCTTATGCAGGATTTTACGGGGGTTCCGGCGGTGGTGGACATGGCCTCTTTGCGGGCAGAATTTGTGCGGCACGGCAAGGACGGACAGAAAATTAACCCGGCCATACCGGTAGACCTGGTGATTGACCATTCCGTACAGGTGGATTATTTTGGCACGGATTATTCCTATGATAAAAATGTAGGACTGGAATTTGACCGTAACAAGGAACGCTATGAGCTGTTGAAATGGGCACAAAAAGGGTTGAATAATTTTACGGTAGTTCCCCCGGGTATGGGCATTTGCCATCAGGTAAACCTGGAATACCTGGCAAAGGGCGTTATTGAGCGGGACGGCTGGTTATTTCCTGATTCCCTGGTAGGTACCGATTCACATACTCCTATGGTAAATGGTATTGGCGTTATTGGCTGGGGAGTGGGCGGTATTGAGGCAGAAGCAGCCATGCTGGGGCAGCCGATCTTTTTTACCTGCCCTGAAGTGATCGGCTTAAAATTAACAGGAAAGATCCCTGACCAGTGCACCGCCACGGATATGGTGCTTTCCATTACCAAAATATTGCGCGATAAGGGCGTGGTGGGCAAATTCGTGGAAGTGTTCGGAGACGGGCTGGATAACCTTACCGTAACCGATCGTGCCACTATATCCAATATGTCGCCGGAGTTTGGCTGTACCGTCACCTACTTTCCCATAGATAACCGCACACTGGAATACATGCATTCCACCAACCGTTCCGCGGAGCAGATAAAGATTGTAGAAGCCTACTGTAAAGAAAATCTGCTATGGCGCACGGGCAATGAAAAGATCAGTTATTCTTCCGTTGTAGAGTTTGATCTTTCTTCCCTGGAACCCACTGTTTCCGGACCAAAACGTCCGCAGGATAAAATACTGGTAAAGGAGCTGGGAGCAAAATTCGCTGCCCTTTTAACCAATGAACACAACCGCCAATATTACCCGGTGCCGGAACGGAAAGAATCAGCCTGGCTAACAGAAGGAGGTTCCGGTACGGAATTCATCTTTGGCAAAGTGCCGGTTGAAAATACAGCACCTCATGAAGTTATTACAGAATCCATTCAATCCGTCCGCATCAAACACAGGAATAACGAATATGTGTTAAGCGATGGCAGTATTGTTATTGCCGCCATTACCAGTTGTACCAATACGTCCAACCCCGCCGTAATGATCGGCGCAGGGCTGCTGGCACGCAACGCCGTGGAAAAAGGGCTGCGCACCAAATCATGGGTAAAAACCTCTTTAGCCCCGGGCTCTAAAGTGGTGACCCAGTACCTGGAACGTTCCGGTCTGAATGCAGACCTGGATGCGCTGCGCTTTCATACCGTAGGCTATGGGTGCACCTCCTGCATCGGCAACTCCGGGCCGCTGCCCCCGCAAATAGCAGAAGCCGTTGAAAAGGGAGAGCTGGTAGTAGCATCCGTACTTTCCGGCAACCGGAATTTTGAGGCAAGGGTACATCCGCAGGTGAAGATGAATTTTTTAATGTCGCCCATGCTGGTAGTAGCTTATGCGCTGGTAGGGCGGGTGGATGTGAACCTGCTGGAAGACCCGCTGGATTATGACCCGAACGGCGATCCTGTGTACCTGAAAGACATATGGCCCAGCCGGGAAGATATTGTGCATACCATTAATGAATGCGTGAAGCAGGATGATTTCCAGCAGGTATATGACGTGATCTTTGACGGCTCTACCGACTGGCAACACCTGGAAGTGAGCCTTGATCAGAATTACCAGTGGGACAAAAATTCAACCTATATTAAAGAATCTCCTTTCTTTGAAGACCTGAAGGAAACCCCGGATCCCGTAACAGACATAAAAGACGCCCGTGTGTTATTATATTTAGGCGATTCTGTTACTACCGATCACATTTCCCCGGCAGGTTCCTTCAAAGAAGAAAGCGCTGCAGGACAATACCTGCTGGCGCATGGCGTTACCAAGGCCGACTTTAACTCCTATGGCTCCCGCAGGGGTAACCATGAGGTAATGATGCGCGGCACTTTTGCCAATGTGCGCATTAAAAACAAGATAGCAGACCGCGAAGGGGGCTTCAGCCGTTACTTTCCAACCGGTGACATAAAAACCGTTTATGAAACTGCAATGACTTACCAGGAAGATAAAACGCCACTAATCGTTCTGGCTGGTAAGGAATACGGCTCCGGCTCTTCGCGCGACTGGGCGGCTAAAGGAACATTCCTGCTGGGCATTAAAGCGGTCATTGCCGAAAGTTTTGAACGCATTCACCGCAGCAACCTGGTAGGCATGGGCGTAGCGCCGCTGGTTTTTGTGGAGGGGCAAAATGCGGCCTCACTTGGATTGGATGGAACAGAAACCTATACGATTACCGGCCTTGCTAACAATCTTACGCCTCATAAATTACTGGATGTAAAAGCAGTGCATCCCGGCGGAAAAGTAATTGATTTCAAGGTAAAAGCCCGGCTGGACTCTGCCATTGAAATTGAATATTACAAGAACAGCGGCATCCTGCAATATGTGTTACGGGAGTATCTGAGGAATAATTAA
- a CDS encoding Crp/Fnr family transcriptional regulator — protein MYDLLIATFSRFIKLDDIEKVYLMTIFKEKQVQKNDFFLKEGTVCREVGFIIKGMVRYYINKDGEEKIYGFGKEGDFVCNYESFLSKQPSGKNIRHMEEGVLLTVSYDNLQLFYKNVRQGERFGRLISEHLFVEALGQITSLYTDSAEDRYHNFVQLYPDLQQRIPQYYISSYVGVKPQSLSRIRKRIAAH, from the coding sequence ATGTATGACTTGTTGATTGCAACGTTCAGCCGGTTTATAAAACTGGATGATATTGAAAAAGTATACCTTATGACTATTTTTAAAGAAAAGCAGGTGCAAAAAAACGATTTCTTTTTAAAAGAAGGAACGGTTTGCAGGGAGGTGGGCTTTATCATAAAAGGTATGGTACGGTATTACATTAATAAAGACGGGGAGGAAAAGATTTATGGGTTTGGAAAAGAAGGTGATTTTGTTTGCAACTATGAAAGCTTTTTAAGTAAACAGCCTTCCGGTAAGAATATCCGGCACATGGAAGAAGGAGTTTTGCTTACGGTATCCTATGATAACCTGCAGTTGTTTTATAAGAATGTAAGACAAGGCGAACGTTTTGGCCGTTTGATAAGCGAGCACCTTTTTGTAGAAGCGCTCGGGCAGATCACTTCCCTTTATACCGATTCCGCAGAGGACCGGTATCACAACTTTGTGCAGTTATACCCGGACCTGCAGCAGCGCATTCCTCAATATTATATATCTTCTTATGTAGGGGTAAAACCTCAGTCGCTCAGCCGTATAAGAAAAAGGATCGCTGCTCATTAA
- a CDS encoding DUF4267 domain-containing protein, producing the protein MQKIPQKTAFTLSLITGLTLIFIGIRFFVMPLVAETAFGIHTHTGGDYSFQYIKGIRDLFCGVILLLLLFTRQYKALGLILLVSIMIPAADFGVVISHPDFEAAKLFPHVIAVLLGLGLGSYYLINTSKKKDHVAL; encoded by the coding sequence ATGCAAAAAATTCCACAAAAAACCGCTTTTACGCTATCCCTGATCACGGGTCTGACATTAATCTTTATCGGTATCCGTTTTTTCGTAATGCCACTGGTTGCTGAAACCGCTTTTGGTATCCATACCCATACCGGGGGCGACTATTCTTTCCAATACATTAAAGGCATACGGGATCTTTTTTGCGGGGTGATCCTGCTGCTGTTGCTTTTTACAAGGCAATACAAAGCGCTTGGTCTGATTCTGTTGGTCAGTATTATGATACCTGCTGCTGATTTTGGAGTTGTGATTAGCCATCCGGATTTTGAAGCTGCAAAATTGTTCCCGCACGTTATTGCAGTGCTCCTTGGTTTGGGCCTGGGTTCCTATTATTTAATAAATACATCAAAAAAGAAAGATCATGTGGCTCTTTAA
- a CDS encoding WG repeat-containing protein: MLTIKNILQPTFALISCTLLMLSAVVTGSAQKFDKSLMKQLKATYEFVGCISNGVAVVRNKAGKEGLVDSTGHLVAAPKYDYIYDRFDEDKAQAGITKNGKLKRGFINNRGRIVIPFEYDDAATSFEAGRCMVAKNNKWGLIDTLNNVILPLQYSEMISLNDGKFAVKTTAGYRIYTSRGRLLTPTLFIDLERFYNGYTWVQLKNGGVTLINRNGQQLFDPITGYRLNEVAPYFYTATNTTMGKTGLIDTLGHFVMPAIYNAIQYRNDVLVVEKNKKQGAYTLAGKELLSVAYNYIFPLSRDLYIVQQNGLSGVMNSNRETIIPLQYSNVFPLKDTLLVTVNKDTSVYVYNFRGEKLWPEAYRIGNVATNAVFACNADGSYILDLSHPANRLLLDKNCTIKTNPVYFGIPTTPGLQIISKENRYGLIDSTGRILIAPQYEQMYKIGFNPGYYAVQKNKKWGIVNFRNRIIHAIVYEQFIESKEYLKMRRKGQKDELFSFYIEEDEE; this comes from the coding sequence ATGCTGACTATAAAAAACATACTACAGCCCACTTTTGCCCTTATTAGCTGTACTCTTTTAATGCTGAGCGCCGTTGTAACAGGCAGTGCCCAAAAATTTGACAAGAGCCTGATGAAGCAGCTGAAAGCCACCTATGAGTTTGTGGGCTGCATCAGCAACGGGGTTGCCGTAGTACGGAATAAAGCCGGGAAAGAAGGGCTGGTGGATTCAACCGGCCATCTTGTAGCAGCTCCTAAGTACGATTATATATACGACCGCTTTGATGAAGATAAAGCACAGGCAGGCATTACCAAAAACGGTAAACTAAAAAGAGGCTTTATAAACAACAGGGGCAGGATCGTAATCCCGTTTGAGTATGATGATGCAGCTACATCTTTTGAAGCAGGCAGGTGCATGGTGGCAAAAAATAATAAATGGGGCCTTATAGATACTTTGAATAACGTAATCCTTCCACTGCAATACAGCGAGATGATCAGTTTGAACGATGGAAAATTTGCCGTAAAAACAACGGCGGGATACCGGATCTATACCAGCAGGGGCCGGCTGTTGACTCCTACCCTGTTTATTGACCTGGAGCGGTTTTATAATGGCTACACATGGGTACAGCTGAAGAACGGGGGAGTAACGCTGATTAACAGAAACGGGCAGCAACTGTTTGACCCCATCACCGGTTACCGGCTTAATGAGGTAGCCCCTTATTTTTATACTGCCACCAATACTACAATGGGGAAGACAGGGTTGATCGACACGCTCGGGCATTTTGTTATGCCTGCCATTTACAATGCTATCCAATACCGGAACGATGTGCTGGTGGTTGAAAAAAACAAAAAACAGGGGGCTTATACCTTAGCGGGTAAAGAGCTGCTATCTGTTGCATACAACTATATTTTCCCGCTCAGCAGGGATCTTTACATTGTTCAGCAAAACGGACTGAGCGGTGTAATGAACAGCAACAGGGAAACGATCATTCCCCTGCAATACAGCAATGTATTCCCGCTAAAAGATACGCTTTTAGTAACCGTTAATAAGGACACTTCGGTTTATGTTTATAATTTCAGAGGTGAAAAATTATGGCCGGAGGCTTACAGGATCGGCAATGTGGCCACTAATGCCGTTTTTGCCTGCAATGCGGATGGCAGCTATATCTTAGACCTCTCCCACCCTGCAAACAGGCTCCTGCTTGACAAAAACTGTACCATCAAAACCAACCCCGTCTATTTTGGTATTCCCACAACCCCGGGGCTGCAGATCATTTCAAAAGAGAACCGATACGGGCTGATCGATTCCACGGGCAGAATACTTATAGCGCCTCAATATGAACAGATGTATAAGATCGGCTTCAACCCCGGCTATTATGCCGTACAGAAAAATAAAAAATGGGGGATCGTCAATTTCAGGAACAGGATCATCCATGCTATTGTTTATGAACAGTTTATTGAAAGTAAAGAATACCTGAAGATGCGCCGGAAGGGGCAGAAGGATGAATTATTCAGTTTTTACATTGAAGAAGACGAGGAATAA
- a CDS encoding helix-turn-helix transcriptional regulator — translation MAAEPINKFDRIIAILIQLQSRRIVKAQDLANRFEVSLRTIYRDIRSLQTAGVPISGEAGVGYELVEGYRLPPVMFTREEASSFVAAEKLMERFIDKRLGDHFAAAIAKMKAVLRMTEKDWISSIEPQVMVRGGQPIFNDKVPDALSVLFDSLAQKVQIEINYKKLESDQAALRTIEPVGVFHENEFWYMMAYCHLRKDYRRFRTDRIQGIKKLEIPFAKEHPGLEHFLDRQQDAPRTKVRILVTPAIAKYLDRQKSHQGFVEQKVTDKGIEMTFMSRYPESDFARWFITFGDYATLLEPVSLKKTIREILEKQLKNLSDEA, via the coding sequence ATGGCTGCTGAACCGATCAATAAATTCGACAGGATCATTGCTATTCTGATACAGCTGCAATCCCGGCGTATAGTAAAAGCACAGGACCTGGCCAACCGGTTTGAAGTAAGCCTGCGCACCATATACCGCGATATCCGCAGCCTGCAGACCGCCGGTGTGCCGATTTCCGGCGAGGCCGGAGTCGGATATGAGCTGGTGGAAGGCTACCGTTTGCCGCCGGTGATGTTTACACGCGAAGAAGCGTCCAGTTTTGTTGCGGCAGAAAAACTGATGGAGCGTTTTATTGATAAACGTTTGGGGGATCATTTTGCTGCGGCCATAGCAAAGATGAAAGCAGTGCTGCGTATGACAGAAAAGGACTGGATCAGCAGCATTGAGCCTCAGGTAATGGTGCGTGGAGGGCAGCCCATTTTTAATGACAAAGTACCTGATGCGCTGTCCGTATTATTTGATAGCCTTGCACAAAAAGTGCAGATTGAAATTAATTATAAAAAGCTGGAATCAGACCAGGCAGCATTACGGACAATAGAACCGGTAGGCGTATTCCATGAAAATGAGTTCTGGTATATGATGGCCTATTGCCACCTCAGAAAAGATTACCGCCGCTTTCGTACCGACCGCATACAGGGGATAAAAAAACTGGAGATACCCTTTGCAAAAGAGCACCCTGGGCTGGAACATTTCCTGGATCGGCAGCAGGATGCTCCCAGAACTAAAGTACGCATCCTTGTAACGCCAGCAATTGCAAAATACCTCGACCGGCAAAAAAGCCATCAGGGATTTGTGGAACAAAAGGTAACGGATAAGGGCATCGAAATGACCTTTATGAGCCGTTATCCTGAAAGCGATTTTGCCCGTTGGTTTATAACGTTCGGGGATTATGCAACCCTGCTGGAACCCGTATCATTAAAGAAGACCATCCGGGAAATTTTAGAAAAACAGTTGAAGAATCTGAGCGATGAGGCGTGA